The Naumovozyma dairenensis CBS 421 chromosome 8, complete genome genomic sequence CATGGCTTGCATGGAATGAAATACACTCACTATTCTTTATTAACTTTTCATGATGTCCGTAGTGCGATAAAAAGGAAGTTAACGTCAAATGATTATGTGAAGATGGTGCTGGTATTGATTGcttatcatcattactGTTTTGACTTAATGTTTTCGTTAATGGTCTAGAGAACAAATTCTTTAGACTGGCTGATCTAATTATTGTACCTCGCGCAGGTGCAGTTCcattggtattattatgagAAAGTTGTGGTGACAATgcatttgaagaaaaacgTCCGCTTTCATTTACTGTGACAGAAGATGATTTAAGTTTCCAACCATACGCCCAATGATCATCACTACTACTCATAACGACTGGTTGATTATGATGGAGTGCCAGTTGTGCTCTGTGCTGTGACGAACCGCTATGGAATCCCTTTAATAGCTCCATCATTTTTCTACTTTTAACATCAAATATTCTTATCTTGGAATCATTAGTTGTAACAATTAATCTTAAAGAGTTGTCTATTTTCGCCCTAAAAGATTCCAATCCTGTAATTTTTGGTCCATGCTGGATCTTATGAttcttatatatactaATTGGAgtgtttttcaaattttcaactTGTGTAGTTTTATCAGTAACATGGAAGGATGAAACATGTTGTAATCCttttgttaataatatatgtatataacCATTAAAAGTGCCCACAATAGTGTATTTCCCATCTTCAGGTGATAGTGTTAAAGAAGTAATTAAATCATGacaatcaaattcaaaactaACTTCGTTATCTAATATTGACCAGAGCCTACATTTATGATCTAAACACCCACTGATGATAAACCTATCATCTATTGGATGGAATGCTACACATGTAACAAAATCTTGATGCCTAAATGTCCTCAATGAAGTTGCTCTATCAATATGCCACAGTTTTACTGTTTTATCCATTGATGCAGTTACTAAGAAGTTGTTCTTGGACCAATCCAAATCAAGAACATCTGATTTGTGTTCTTTAAACATTTTGTAACAGATAGGATTGAATACTGGTGCATATAAATTCATTGTTCCATTATTCTTTGTGATACTATCATTTAGTGAGTGGGTTAAGTTATCTAGAGATGGATCCATGGTGGTTCCATTGTATTTAGTTGATgaactattattattgccCCCCATTGGGCCAGAATGATTTGGTGATAAGGAAGGTGATGGATTTAAATTGTTTCTTAGACGCAAAGCTTTGACTCTTGCggaattatttgaatcaatACTTGAATTTAACTCCCATCTCTCTACCGGTGAATTCAATACTTTCCAGATTCGTATGATACCACTTTTACCTGTGGTAACCATAAACTTTCCATCCAGGCTAAATTTTGTTATCCAAATAGCCCTATCTGATGGTTGAGTTAaatttgttgatgatgaagttgGTGTTATAGGAGGAGAATGTAACGGTATATTGTTTATTACTTTACTAGAATCAGCATGTGAATTAGCAGGAAATCCAGTAATTCTGTTCTCATCGTCGAATGCTTTCAATTCTTGGGCTAGGAATAATCTCctgaatattttaaaactttttcttttattcaATAGTTTGATATAATGAGGTTCTTTTAggtatttttcaaattgatctTGATCAATGGcattaaatgaataattaGCACAACATAATGGatttgatatattattagGTTTGCTAGTACCAGTTCGTCCATGTATATTGTTACttgctgttgttgtctTAGCTCTTGATCTAGAAGCACTTGATAATGTCCCAGTGGAGCttgaagatatttttgTTGCATCATCAGTCATGTAGCTCGGCCTCGTTGAGTTGTCGCTACTGTTATTGATggaagaaattggaaagcTGGTAAGAGATGGTGCAGTATTTGAGTGTTGTTTTAATCTTTGGGATTCTATAGCTGCATTACGTTCAAAAGTGTTATTAATTGGTGATCTTTTCATGGTGAATTGCAAAGGTTTGATATCAGCAGAAAATTCAGAAGCTGTTTCGTTGGTGTCCTTATATTTTGTGAAGTCGTTAgcttttgaagaagaagatgaagaaatactATCATCACTAGTCCCTATGGGAGTAGAACTATCCTCACTTGAAACTTTCGATATATGCATAAGATctaaatttttgtttatcaaTTTAGTTTCCTGATGcaaattattcattgaatGGGCAGATGGCAACTTATNNNNNNNNNNNNNNATGTCGTCTTGTCCTTGTTGCTGCCATTTTTCACAAAGTAGTACGAAGGAGAAATTGGTTTGTATAGGTTATATTACCGTGAAACGTACGTATTTACTCTGCCTAGTACGTATATTCTTATTCCTGGAGTTTTGGTGTACGGTATGGAGTATGCTGATTATGGCTTGATAAAATAAACGGCTTCAAGGCTTAGTTTGTTTAACGATCAGATATAGGCAGATAGAATATCCGTACCGTATACTGTCCTTTTGAGATGCACTATAGTCTAGTTTTAACGATATATTTTACGCCACGCAAACGAATTTCGATGTTTTGGACAGACCTTAGTGATATATACCAAACTTATAAGTACTTGCAAACCctgtataatatataaagacTGATTAGCACAAGTTGTTGAATTAGTTGCCACCCAGtatcattgaaatattaaCTACAATAGACTAcactttttattttatgcTTATCATACAGCAAAACTACGTAGCGTAACGTGCGTTTACTGTTGTAGGATCCCGCAAGGACTACTACATAGTTCAAGGAAATTCTCGTTCCGCGGGCCATGGAATGGAGAAAGAGATCCCGTCTACAACGAAGAGCCAAAGGGGGACGAGGAATGGCTGACATCAACGGTGGTCAAACCAGCCCGCCTCCTTACATGTGTGTCAGTGGCCCTCGGTCAACATTGAGCGTCTACGGGTAACGTTGTGTTACCCGTATACTACGCGGTACTAACGCTGCggttcaaaaaaaattcccCTGCTATAACTCTCTATAGCCTGAAAATCCCTTTTCTCTCCAAATTAGATATATGTATAAAGCTCTCACATTTCCTTGTTTACAATCCCATCAAGAGCCGCTTTGGATGTAGTACTCACAATTTCCAAAATCTCTCTTAGATATTTAAAGTTTTATTAACATATTTTAGCATTATCTAAGTGTCACGCTAGAAACAGTTAGATTAAACCGTTCAATGGTTGAGTAGGTTGGATCCTAAAAACCACCTTGCGAAGGTATCCCGTTTATTTCCGCTTCCGCTGCTCGTGCTATTTTGCAAGCAAAGTAAATCCGCGTTCCGGGGAAGGAGGCGGACATAACGATTCACCTGTTCCAACCATTATATGATCCGCGGAAAAGAACAAACCTACAATTTCATGTCCTTTCGACAAATTGTAAATGAGCTTGGTAGTGCTTTTAAGTTGATACCATCAATTTAACGGCATTTActtgataaaatatttattaccGGAGTGGTTCAATTGAACCAGTTCCTCTTGTACCAGATATATAACATAGCATCTGATGGGACTTCATAAATTGATAGTCTATAGAATCTCCTTTTATTCAGGtgtataaaataaataattatttacatACGCAATTTGTGAGTCACAGTTTCAtcacaaatttttttatcagGTAGTCCTCGAATGATGTAACGCCAATCTCTGTTTGTTGGAGAATATGCATTCAAGGGAAGAGTCAGAGTCTTTAGGGTTCCTATGCCTTCATATATTGTTATCGCCTACCATCGAACTACCTAATTGTTCATTACCAACATATGTCCATCCCCCAAATTGTTTCTGAACACTTTCACtcaaatattcatcaaCAACACTATCTACAGGTTTCTCACTAGTGAATTCCTGATCAAAATTACGCGTGTCAACAGAACTTGCTACAGGTGGTTTGTACGGTGGAATATAACCTTTAGAAACCAATCTTTTCCAGGATAACTGACTGAAAAAAGGGTGACTTTTAATCTCATCTGCTCCATTACATCCTAACCTTCTTAATGGGTCACGATTTAGCAATTGtatcaataaatctttGGCATCTTGATCAAAACCATCAGGGAATCTTAACGGATCTTGAAGGATCTTTCTATACATTCTAGGGACATCCTCATCATAATATGGCGGTAAGCCAGTTAACATCTCATATAATAGTATCCCCAAAGTCCACCAATCAACTACTTTTGTATAACCTTGTCCTAATAGTAACTCAGGCGCCAAATATTCAGGTGTACCACAGAATGTGTCAGtcttatcatcatccttcatattcaatttacAAAGTCCGAAGTCACACAGAGCAATATGTCCTTGATAATCGAGCAAAATGTTTTCTGGTTTCAAATCTCTATAAATGACATTTAAATTATGTAAAGTTTCCAAGGCACAAAGTAACTCAGCAGTATAAAATCTTGCCCGTGACAAATCGAATCTACCCTCTCTTTgtaaatgataaaataattcacCACCATTAATACATGCAAGTactaaatataatttttcgGAAGATTGGaaggaaaatttcaatggCACAATAAAAGGACAATTAACCCTTGCTAAGACAGTTCTTTCCGCTAATGTATGTGTCACTTCCGATTTTGAGACAATATATGATTTCCTAATTGCCTTTAACGCATATATCTTTTGTGTATCCTTTTTACGAACTTGCATAACTTTACCAAATGAACCTTTACCAATCACTTTCAAAAGATCGAAATCATCAATGGATAAAGGCTTATTTCTTGATGGCTTGTAATCTATACTGATATTAATTTTACCCATACCGTTATCCAAAGAGATCCAATGATGATTGTAAAGACGTATATTAGCAGCAGaattaattttcaaattgacTGGAACTTCCACTGAACCTAAATGAATATCTTGGTTAgagttaattttttctagaattttcttcatttttctatcttcttcaatttttatttgttgcCACATCTTAGGTGGTAGTAAAATGGATGGGATTCTTGCAAATACatcaattttcaaaaatggtaATTTTCTTGTCACATCAAATGTAGATATCTTATTAAATATCGGATTAGACATCAAGCCATATTCAGGTTCAATAGTAGCCACTgtattatcaaattcaatagtaaaatataataaaggaTTTAATTTAGTTGAAGCAGGTAACATTACAGTAGCAGGAATATAATTTGTAGCTAATTTAccatcaattaaattttcatcaggAGAGCCcaatgaagatgacgatCGGCCCTCATGTGCTTCAAGTTGAATTTTCGAGAGTTGTGAGATTAAAGTATTAACTTCATTCGATAAATTGTGGTGCAACGAATTGATTCCTGAGCCCAATaatcttgataatatttgttCCTTAGAGGTAATAGGGATTGGTAAAGTGAAATCTTCACCGTTGTATACCTTTATAGTCATAATACCAGCGCTAGTATTCGTGTGATGATTACTCGTTGCGGTACCAGTTGTCGGTGCCGTTGATTCAGATCTCGAGCTTTCGCTCCTCGAGTCTGCAGCTATGGAAGTGTCCTTCATTGTCGATGTAGATGATAAAACTTCTGATGATAAACGAACTGGTGCAATTGAGGATGGAGATTTGACTATAGTTTTCTTCCGATCgacaaaaaaatcatcTGATGTGACTGAACTCTGACTGTTTTGATGTTtatggtgatgatgatgatcatGATTAGAGTGATGGAAATGGAAAAGTctagtattattttctaactCTGCTTTTTCTCCTCTATCTCGATCTTTCCcaacttctttttctttgttttcattttcatctttccATTTTCCTAACTTGAATTTCTTCCAGGCATTCATCTCGCAAAATTATTTAGGCTTCCTAGGATAGTCTACTCAAACTATCTAGTCTTTCCAGTTGtaatggaagaaaaaaactaTATCTCGTTGGAGTCGAAAGTTAGAAAAAAACACTGGAATGTTACACGTTTTCAAGACAGCAACTGCAATGCCAAGGTAAACAGAGGTGATAAAGACCCTTATGATAATCATATACAATAGATTCAACATGATTTAGGAGTTTAATAAAGTTGATGTATCACGAAAATTCTGTCCACCAAATTCTTGATCTCCCCCATAAGTTACCGTATCTGACATTCTCCGTAATGGAGATTCCTGTAGTTTTACAAGCCGTCAGCGGTATTTTTACGTACAAAGCATGCGGTGCTTAACCGTCATACAACTCCTGCTTGACAGACGGTCAAGGCGACAGTAAATCTAACTctatgaatatattaaattataattagaagatatatattattaatttatatatatatatttatttattcgaATTGGTTTGGTTAAGTTTATCAAATGTATAGCTTAATGCATCTTACAATCTGACAGtgtttttgtaaatctATATTTCTAGTTTATAAAGTTTACTCTATGTAATTGTATAAGTGACCATCTTTAAAAGAGAAGGTGTCACAGCGAAATAgcgtcattattattttcattaaatcgTAAGAGCGACATTACAAGAGAAAGGAGTTGTctcttatatttttttcacgTTTCGTTATATTGTCGTTCAAGTACGGACAGTAGGTTCTTCAGTACCAATAAACTCCTTTAAgttcaaaaatttaacaACAGAACTAATTGTTGgtttcaaataatcatCTGCCAATTTCCCATATTGACTTTTATCATCAGTGTATTCTTCTACGTATAATCTAATAGTTGCACCTGAAGAACCTGTACCAGATAATCTAACTACAACCCTAGAACCATTCGATAGTCTGAAATATAAACCTTGATGGGCAGATACAGAACCATCCAAATCAGTGTACGAGAAATCACCCGCATCAGTAACGGTCAAAGTTTCATCTGCTGAAAACTTGGAATTAACAAAGTTGGAGCTTTCTACATGTTTTCTTAATTGGTCAATCACTTTCCCAGCAGCTTCAGTAGTGACATGTTCGTAATCGTAACGCGTGAAGAAAGTACGACCATATTTATTCCAGAATTCATCTTGTATAATTTTGATGGAAACATCCTTTTCTGGGTTATGTTTATTGTAAATTGCCAAAACGTTCAACCAAGCAATAATGGCCCATAAACCATCCTTTTCTCTAACATGGTTGGACCCGGTACCGAATGATTCTTCACCACAAATAGATAACTTATTGGCATCAAATAAAGCACAGAAAAATTTCCAACCGGTTGGAACTTGGTAACAGTTCAATCCATGTGCCTTTGCAACACGATCAATAGAACTTGCAGTTGGGAAAGAACGTGCTAGCCCATATATACCTTGTTTCTTGAAATATGGGATTTCAGAGGCATATTCAGCAATGATTGCGACAGAATCACCTGGCGAGACAAATGCTGGACCTGCACCATAAATCATATTTCTATCACCATCACCGTCAGAAGCAGCACCAAACTCAATCTTCTCACGATTCACTCTGTCGACTAAAGCCTTGGCATATGTTAAATTTGGATCTGGATGAACACCACCGAAATCTGGTTGTGGATGCCATTGTTGTAAAACTTCATCTGCTGGTAATCCGAATTCATCAACAAAAATAGCTTTACCATATGGACCTGTGACACCGTTCATACCGTCAAATAATAGTTTCCaatgtttcttttcacGTTGATTGTGaataaatttcttaattaaTTCGAAATCGAAAATCTCTTTCAAGAAATCCACATAAGCTTTTGTAATATCAATAACATCAACTAATAAAGGGCCAtatttcttattcttaCCCAAAGTTTCCAATTCTAGTTCAGGGAAATCcttgataattttataatgtgtcatttttttggaaatttccCAAATCTTATTAGTGACAGGTTCAGGAGCTGGACCACCATTAGATAAATTGTATTTTATACCCATGTCATTTTCCAACCCACCTGGATTATGACTTGCAGTCAAGATGATACCACCTGTTGTTTTCTCCTCATAAGTTCTCATTATATGAGAAGCAGCTGGAGTTGATAATAGACCATGTTGTCCAACGACTAATTTCTTGACACCATTAGCGGCACCAATTGCAGCAATCTTATGTAAGATGACATCATTGTAGTAACGACCATCACCACCAACAACTAAAGTGGCACCCTTTGCACCTTCAGGGATGGCATCCATGATGGCTTGGATAAAGTTCTCAGTATAATGTGGTTTGTCTTTGAAGACTCTGGTTTTCTTACGAAGACCTGAAGTACCTGGTTTTTGATCTTCATATGGTTTTGTTGGGACGCTTTCGATATTAAAGGACATTCTTATTTGGTTATTTGATAGTTGATTACTTGGAGTTCACCTTAGAAAAAAGATCTGGGACcaaaaaaagatatttgCTATCTAATTAGAAAAGTAAGacttaaaaaattatctaaaaaataaaaaataagcTGTATTTATATGTTTCTGTCAACCTCCCTTTACGTAATGTTGTTGAGAACTGTCAAATGCACTATTTATTAATCCCTCCTACTCCTTGTTCTCTGCACTATCCTGTCAAAATCATAAGCTTTCACCAAATTTCCTCAAGATCTTTaagtaatttttcagaatTTTTCAGAATTGCCCAACGGCCCCTTATTTTCCGGGTTGAATGTTGCGTGTTGTCCGAGAGTTTCTGTTCAATAATGGCGGGGGCACTTCGTCCGGTTCTTCATATTTGCGAACTCGGGGATGAATTAAGGAAATGTTGCCAAAATCATAAATTGCCGCCTCCTTCAAAATATCAGTCAATTCTTGGATTACTTAGAAGTACAACTGTATAACACATCAGTTTGAGCATATACTTCAGTTATTTTACAATTGCTCATGTGAATTATCCTTGTTATCTTTTATTACTACAAAAGTGCTATATAAAGCAGCTTAGACGTCTTCTCTTTTACCTCTTGCCAAAAGCTCTTCCAATGGCGGAGCTGCATTGACAGAAACAGGAATCTCTTCATTCTTCCCTCTAGAACTTGCCTTTTCAATCTTTTTAATCTGCAACATCTTAACTAAGCCGCTTACGTCCATTGTTTTACTAGTGTACGGTGTTATCTTTTCACGTAATTGGTCTGGTAAATCAGACATGATGAATTCATCAGAACCCATGACGACCTTCTGATGGATCCATTCTAAGAGAACTTGTTGTTGTCTATGCACACTAATGGACGGTATGCGTAAAGGATCACTGGACTCACCCAGCTCTGTCTTCTCTTTTTCGATGTTCTTATCAGCAGGTAATCTTAATGTTGTGCTGTAACTATTTTGTGCAATTTGTTCATAGTACCTATCTGCTGGAACTGATGGTAAGTCATCTGTATCCATCGAATCTATAAACTCAGACATTATTGAGTCGATCTTTTCCAAATCCTCGTCCTTTTCTGGTATAGGTTGGCCGGATGTTGTTTTCCTCTTGGTAAGTCTAGGAAAGTCTGCCACtctttcatcttcagcAAACGGTAGTCTATTTAAAACGAAGGCCCTTATTAATGTCTTACCGTCCTCATGTAGAACTAATAACGGTACTAAAACACACATTTGCACTTCGCTGTAGTACTTCGGGACGTATCTGGCAATTGCAACTTTATCTTGACCTAACAACACATCTACTAATACATTGAATGTCACATTATCAGCTTGTGAACCCAATCTTGTGTCAGGCATTATGAAAATAGATTCTGATGTCAATAAATATCTTGGTAAAGAATCTTTATCGAGAAACCCTCTAATATCTAAACTTGGCCATGTTTCATAGGTCAATTGTTCTTGCAATGAAGGTGGTAAAACAACGTAGTCTGCACCATATCTATAAGCCTTCGTAATTGAATTCTGACTTACGGtaattgaaacaaaatcttcatcttgGCTAGCAGCTACTTCTGCGCCATCTCCATTAGCATCATCGTTACCGGGTTTGTCTTCCTTTCGGGTTTTGAtttcatattcaataaCCGACTTTATCGGTTCATATGTAAATTCAGCTGAAGTATTTTCTGTTTTCGGAGTCTTGATAACATTTTTTCTATTCAAGCTTGAAACGGCTTTTGTCGCAGGATAGCCTTCCACTTTGATTGATATACAATCTGGATCCTCCATTATTTGTATAACATCTTCATCTGTTTTGTTACATGGTGCACCTAACTTCAATTCGCCAGAAAATACCCTTACAGGTTTTACAATGGCCGGTTTAGGAGACGTAATTTCAAATAGTAAATCATTTATAGGATAAACAACAGAGCCGGGTAGttttttaatcaatttcagCCATGCAGATCCAGAACCATTTGTACCATTATTGTCATTTTCATCCCGACAATCAATTAAAATGATTCTTGAGTCAATTTCACcaacaaatatatcaatTTCCTCATCAGCCAAATTCAATCCATCCAAATCATCTGTGAAGACCATTAATTGCTTTAAAACCTTCcttttcttaaatttttctctCATATCTAATGATGCGACCAGTAAACATTGAACCATAGATTCGGCATCTTCTTGTTCCTCGCTAGCATCCCTTATACTATTACATTGCCTTTGGAATTCTTTAAGTAATGAAACAACATCATCAGAACTAATAGGCGCCAAAAATGTACATAAATTGGAAACATTTGGGATTCCTTGACTATTTGATGTTTCATGTCCATTTGCCGTGTAACAACTAATCCAATCGGTCTTCCTTTGCTTTTTACATTTCTCCAAAAACGTATATTCTAAGTATGCAATAGCTTTTGTTACGGTATCATTCTTAACCATAGATGGTGAAATGTCTAAAATGAATGAAGTTGCTTCACTGGACATAATAGCAGATGGGTTgcatatatttgaaatcgGCCCTCTTTTCCAAAAACTTCAAGATTATCGTTCGAGATATTCAAAGATAAGTGTAATCTGGTCAACTTCAATGATCTCAATTCCATTCATTCACAATTATAGATTCCCATCCCAGTAATGGttttaaaaattaataataaaaaataatagcCCTGTAGGGGGCTCGAACCCCTAACCTTGTGATTAAGAGTCACACGCGCTACCGATTGCGCCAACAAGGCttgttttcttgaaaaacATTTCTCTAGAGAAATACTGGTTCGTATTATTTAACACAtgattatatttctttttgacGAAGGGGACCCTA encodes the following:
- the YPK2 gene encoding putative protein kinase YPK2 (similar to Saccharomyces cerevisiae YPK1 (YKL126W) and YPK2 (YMR104C); ancestral locus Anc_2.446), with the translated sequence MNAWKKFKLGKWKDENENKEKEVGKDRDRGEKAELENNTRLFHFHHSNHDHHHHHKHQNSQSSVTSDDFFVDRKKTIVKSPSSIAPVRLSSEVLSSTSTMKDTSIAADSRSESSRSESTAPTTGTATSNHHTNTSAGIMTIKVYNGEDFTLPIPITSKEQILSRLLGSGINSLHHNLSNEVNTLISQLSKIQLEAHEGRSSSSLGSPDENLIDGKLATNYIPATVMLPASTKLNPLLYFTIEFDNTVATIEPEYGLMSNPIFNKISTFDVTRKLPFLKIDVFARIPSILLPPKMWQQIKIEEDRKMKKILEKINSNQDIHLGSVEVPVNLKINSAANIRLYNHHWISLDNGMGKINISIDYKPSRNKPLSIDDFDLLKVIGKGSFGKVMQVRKKDTQKIYALKAIRKSYIVSKSEVTHTLAERTVLARVNCPFIVPLKFSFQSSEKLYLVLACINGGELFYHLQREGRFDLSRARFYTAELLCALETLHNLNVIYRDLKPENILLDYQGHIALCDFGLCKLNMKDDDKTDTFCGTPEYLAPELLLGQGYTKVVDWWTLGILLYEMLTGLPPYYDEDVPRMYRKILQDPLRFPDGFDQDAKDLLIQLLNRDPLRRLGCNGADEIKSHPFFSQLSWKRLVSKGYIPPYKPPVASSVDTRNFDQEFTSEKPVDSVVDEYLSESVQKQFGGWTYVGNEQLGSSMVGDNNI
- the YKU80 gene encoding ATP-dependent DNA helicase YKU80 (similar to Saccharomyces cerevisiae YKU80 (YMR106C); ancestral locus Anc_2.444), with amino-acid sequence MSSEATSFILDISPSMVKNDTVTKAIAYLEYTFLEKCKKQRKTDWISCYTANGHETSNSQGIPNVSNLCTFLAPISSDDVVSLLKEFQRQCNSIRDASEEQEDAESMVQCLLVASLDMREKFKKRKVLKQLMVFTDDLDGLNLADEEIDIFVGEIDSRIILIDCRDENDNNGTNGSGSAWLKLIKKLPGSVVYPINDLLFEITSPKPAIVKPVRVFSGELKLGAPCNKTDEDVIQIMEDPDCISIKVEGYPATKAVSSLNRKNVIKTPKTENTSAEFTYEPIKSVIEYEIKTRKEDKPGNDDANGDGAEVAASQDEDFVSITVSQNSITKAYRYGADYVVLPPSLQEQLTYETWPSLDIRGFLDKDSLPRYLLTSESIFIMPDTRLGSQADNVTFNVLVDVLLGQDKVAIARYVPKYYSEVQMCVLVPLLVLHEDGKTLIRAFVLNRLPFAEDERVADFPRLTKRKTTSGQPIPEKDEDLEKIDSIMSEFIDSMDTDDLPSVPADRYYEQIAQNSYSTTLRLPADKNIEKEKTELGESSDPLRIPSISVHRQQQVLLEWIHQKVVMGSDEFIMSDLPDQLREKITPYTSKTMDVSGLVKMLQIKKIEKASSRGKNEEIPVSVNAAPPLEELLARGKREDV
- the LAF1 gene encoding Laf1p (similar to Saccharomyces cerevisiae YKL121W and YMR102C; ancestral locus Anc_2.450), with protein sequence MNNLHQETKLINKNLDLMHISKVSSEDSSTPIGTSDDSISSSSSSKANDFTKYKDTNETASEFSADIKPLQFTMKRSPINNTFERNAAIESQRLKQHSNTAPSLTSFPISSINNSSDNSTRPSYMTDDATKISSSSTGTLSSASRSRAKTTTASNNIHGRTGTSKPNNISNPLCCANYSFNAIDQDQFEKYLKEPHYIKLLNKRKSFKIFRRLFLAQELKAFDDENRITGFPANSHADSSKVINNIPLHSPPITPTSSSTNLTQPSDRAIWITKFSLDGKFMVTTGKSGIIRIWKVLNSPVERWELNSSIDSNNSARVKALRLRNNLNPSPSLSPNHSGPMGGNNNSSSTKYNGTTMDPSLDNLTHSLNDSITKNNGTMNLYAPVFNPICYKMFKEHKSDVLDLDWSKNNFLVTASMDKTVKLWHIDRATSLRTFRHQDFVTCVAFHPIDDRFIISGCLDHKCRLWSILDNEVSFEFDCHDLITSLTLSPEDGKYTIVGTFNGYIHILLTKGLQHVSSFHVTDKTTQVENLKNTPISIYKNHKIQHGPKITGLESFRAKIDNSLRLIVTTNDSKIRIFDVKSRKMMELLKGFHSGSSQHRAQLALHHNQPVVMSSSDDHWAYGWKLKSSSVTVNESGRFSSNALSPQLSHNNTNGTAPARGTIIRSASLKNLFSRPLTKTLSQNSNDDKQSIPAPSSHNHLTLTSFLSHYGHHEKLIKNSECISFHASHAPVTSFTSAPSGTAKTLSLSNDFICELSTEFYEDTNDYEFDDDYITHKRSGNKNNNSNIINVVKAIGPIMVTTDNAGTIRVFRTDISNKIRRRVLKKLQEDKLQQSLQLSLQKNHSVKSMMRLPLTSSSVNTPHSNLRPSPLSDASALHTGTNKKGKRSCPVIRSKSSATISAMALTSTRGGSLSRRALTNQAPFKRNSSYNNVTSDSNNDSNNSTYPGHPETSPSNLELKCDICHGSNFEILSERSENTYYCTDCGTVLNNFR
- the PGM2 gene encoding phosphoglucomutase PGM2 (similar to Saccharomyces cerevisiae PGM1 (YKL127W) and PGM2 (YMR105C); ancestral locus Anc_2.445), coding for MSFNIESVPTKPYEDQKPGTSGLRKKTRVFKDKPHYTENFIQAIMDAIPEGAKGATLVVGGDGRYYNDVILHKIAAIGAANGVKKLVVGQHGLLSTPAASHIMRTYEEKTTGGIILTASHNPGGLENDMGIKYNLSNGGPAPEPVTNKIWEISKKMTHYKIIKDFPELELETLGKNKKYGPLLVDVIDITKAYVDFLKEIFDFELIKKFIHNQREKKHWKLLFDGMNGVTGPYGKAIFVDEFGLPADEVLQQWHPQPDFGGVHPDPNLTYAKALVDRVNREKIEFGAASDGDGDRNMIYGAGPAFVSPGDSVAIIAEYASEIPYFKKQGIYGLARSFPTASSIDRVAKAHGLNCYQVPTGWKFFCALFDANKLSICGEESFGTGSNHVREKDGLWAIIAWLNVLAIYNKHNPEKDVSIKIIQDEFWNKYGRTFFTRYDYEHVTTEAAGKVIDQLRKHVESSNFVNSKFSADETLTVTDAGDFSYTDLDGSVSAHQGLYFRLSNGSRVVVRLSGTGSSGATIRLYVEEYTDDKSQYGKLADDYLKPTISSVVKFLNLKEFIGTEEPTVRT